A genomic region of Desulfatibacillum aliphaticivorans DSM 15576 contains the following coding sequences:
- a CDS encoding IS4 family transposase — protein DIYKDRWQIELFFKWIKQNLRIKSFLGNSRNAVLTQIWTAMISMLILAYYKWRAKIGATLTEMLKLLQLTLMERRNLYELFEPPDPGDTPITQNQLPLNFSIF, from the coding sequence TGATATTTACAAGGATCGGTGGCAGATTGAGCTGTTTTTCAAGTGGATCAAACAGAATCTGAGGATCAAATCCTTTTTGGGCAATAGCCGAAACGCCGTTCTAACCCAAATTTGGACGGCCATGATCTCGATGCTGATCCTGGCCTATTACAAATGGCGGGCAAAGATAGGAGCAACTCTAACTGAGATGCTCAAACTCCTACAACTTACGCTCATGGAGCGGAGAAATCTCTACGAACTCTTTGAACCGCCAGATCCAGGGGATACACCTATTACTCAGAACCAATTACCCTTGAATTTCAGTATCTTTTAA